In the genome of Nitrospira japonica, one region contains:
- a CDS encoding efflux RND transporter periplasmic adaptor subunit, with the protein MARSRIPGFSPSGAVFLTIVGLAALGASGCERKDAVSALAPDVLVTEVVRRDVPIYAEGVGTTAGTIDAQIRAKVQGYLLTRNYVEGSYVKAGDLLFKIDARPYQASFDQLRGELARAEAAYKKTQMDVARDTPLAKQGAVSQKELDDSIQANEANKANVFSARANLEKGKLNLDWTSIASPVDGVAGVASAQIGDLIMENTVLTTVSQVDPIKVLFPISEKMYLRFAERIQKAVANPTGDQRSSAPLELILADGTVYAHKGKAALPDRQVDVKTGTITIVSYFPNPGNVLRPGQYAKVRAVVETVRDALLVPQRAVQELQGIYQVAVVDADNKIAVRSVKPGARIGSQWVITSGLNQGERVVVEGLQKVRSGLVVSPKPVPPEPASTDPDRQPAPPAAGT; encoded by the coding sequence TTGGCTCGTTCACGCATCCCAGGATTCTCTCCCTCCGGTGCCGTTTTTCTGACGATCGTCGGTCTTGCCGCGCTGGGGGCTTCCGGCTGCGAGCGCAAAGACGCGGTCTCGGCGCTCGCTCCCGACGTGCTGGTGACCGAGGTGGTCCGCCGTGACGTTCCCATTTACGCCGAGGGAGTCGGGACGACGGCCGGCACGATCGACGCCCAGATCAGGGCCAAGGTCCAAGGCTATCTGTTGACGCGCAACTACGTCGAAGGCTCCTACGTCAAAGCCGGGGATTTGCTGTTCAAGATCGACGCCCGGCCCTACCAGGCATCCTTCGATCAGTTGAGGGGCGAGCTGGCCAGGGCGGAAGCTGCCTACAAGAAGACGCAGATGGACGTGGCCCGGGACACGCCGCTTGCCAAGCAGGGAGCGGTCAGTCAGAAGGAACTGGACGATTCCATTCAAGCCAACGAGGCCAACAAGGCCAATGTGTTTTCCGCCAGAGCCAATCTCGAAAAGGGCAAGTTGAACCTGGATTGGACGAGCATCGCCTCGCCGGTGGACGGTGTAGCCGGCGTCGCGAGCGCTCAAATCGGCGATCTGATCATGGAGAACACCGTCCTGACCACGGTATCCCAGGTGGATCCGATCAAGGTGCTCTTCCCCATCAGCGAAAAAATGTATCTCCGCTTCGCGGAACGCATTCAGAAAGCAGTCGCCAATCCGACCGGAGATCAGCGGTCTTCCGCGCCGTTGGAACTGATCTTGGCGGACGGGACCGTCTACGCCCACAAGGGCAAGGCGGCGCTTCCCGATCGGCAAGTCGACGTCAAGACCGGAACCATCACGATCGTGAGCTATTTCCCGAATCCCGGCAACGTGCTTCGTCCCGGTCAGTATGCGAAGGTCCGTGCGGTCGTGGAAACGGTCCGGGATGCGTTGCTGGTCCCGCAGCGCGCCGTTCAGGAACTCCAGGGCATCTATCAAGTGGCGGTCGTCGACGCGGACAACAAGATCGCCGTCCGGAGCGTCAAGCCGGGAGCGAGGATCGGGAGCCAGTGGGTGATTACGTCCGGCCTGAACCAGGGAGAGCGGGTGGTCGTCGAGGGACTTCAGAAAGTCCGCAGCGGCCTCGTGGTCTCGCCCAAACCCGTCCCGCCTGAACCGGCGTCCACCGATCCGGACCGGCAGCCCGCGCCGCCGGCCGCCGGTACCTAA
- a CDS encoding efflux RND transporter permease subunit, with the protein MVRFFIHRPIVAMVIAIITVLVGIVSVFRLPVAQFPNLVPPEIQVQTTYLGADALSVEQAVATPLEQQINGVDHMLYMYSTSAGSGQMTLRVAFDLDTDPNTDQVLTQMRQTIAVPQLPDAVQQYGITNPKALSSPLMMLSLYSPRGTYDATFLANYAFININDPLTRVPGVGQVQLFGAGQYAMRLWLKPDQLAKLELTVTDLINAINHQNTVNPAGQVGAEPVPSGQEFTYTVRAQGRLVTEEEFGNIVVRANQDGSFVRLRDVARAELGAQMYNVLGRLDGAPAAVIAVYQLPGSNAIDTVKQLRSLMDEMKERFPDDLDYVVSLDTTLAVTEGLHEIFTTLWEAILLVILVVFLFLQSWRATLIPLLAVPVSLIGTFAIFPMLGFSINTLSLFGLVLAIGLVVDDAIVVVEAVEHHIEKGMGPREATLKAMDEVAGPVVAIALILAAVFVPTAFIPGITGRLYQQFAVTIAVSVLLSAVNALTLSPALAALLLKPKVPMGGLLGRFFGWFNGAFARLTDRYVGLCGGLMQKAGRTLLGLAVVTVLAGFLGARLPGGFIPLEDTGYFLLNVQLPAAASLQRTDAVMKKVDAILAETPGIEFYTTVSGYGVLSQTFTTYNAVVFVALKPWEDRKSAEQRYRAILVGLNKRLSRMPEAVAFAFPPPAIPGVGNSGGVTFILEDRSGATFEFLAGQTERFLEAASKRPEMARVVTTLIAGTPQWFAEVDRDKALKQGVALQDVYQTLQTFMGGALVNYFNRFGRLWQVYVEAEPEYRTKAEQVGDFYVQNNQGQMVPLSTLVTMKPINGPEFTMRYNEYRSAQINAMPAPGYSTRDVMTALEAVFQETMPKEMGFDYMGMSYQEKVAAEGVPPAVIFGFSLLFVFLILAAQYESWALPVSVLLATPISVFGAFGALWAIGLENDVYSQIGLVMLIGLSAKNAILIVEFAKMEVEKGRPVIEAALAGARLRLRPILMTAFAFILGVLPLALASGAGAHARVILGFTVLGGMLAATLLAILIIPVLYYVVERWVMQRKAGEKIAAPVMVP; encoded by the coding sequence ATGGTCAGGTTCTTCATCCATCGGCCCATCGTGGCCATGGTGATCGCGATCATCACGGTGCTCGTGGGGATCGTTTCCGTCTTTCGCCTTCCCGTCGCGCAGTTTCCCAACCTGGTTCCCCCGGAAATTCAAGTCCAGACGACCTATCTAGGGGCCGACGCGCTGTCGGTCGAGCAGGCGGTCGCCACGCCGCTGGAACAACAGATCAACGGCGTGGATCACATGCTCTACATGTACTCCACGAGCGCCGGCAGCGGGCAGATGACCCTCCGGGTGGCCTTCGATCTCGATACGGATCCGAACACCGACCAAGTCCTGACGCAGATGCGGCAGACGATCGCCGTGCCGCAACTGCCCGATGCCGTTCAGCAGTACGGCATCACCAATCCGAAGGCGCTCAGCAGCCCCTTGATGATGCTCTCGCTCTATTCCCCGAGGGGCACGTACGACGCGACGTTTCTCGCCAACTATGCCTTCATCAACATCAACGATCCGCTGACGCGCGTTCCGGGCGTCGGCCAGGTCCAATTGTTCGGCGCAGGCCAGTATGCGATGCGGCTCTGGTTGAAGCCCGATCAGCTGGCCAAGCTCGAATTGACCGTGACGGATCTCATCAACGCCATCAACCATCAGAATACGGTCAACCCGGCCGGTCAGGTCGGCGCCGAGCCGGTGCCGTCCGGACAGGAGTTCACCTACACCGTTCGCGCTCAGGGCCGTCTCGTCACCGAAGAAGAGTTCGGCAACATCGTAGTCCGGGCCAATCAGGACGGGTCGTTCGTCCGTCTGCGCGACGTGGCCCGCGCCGAACTGGGCGCCCAGATGTACAACGTGCTGGGTCGATTGGACGGGGCGCCCGCCGCCGTCATCGCCGTGTACCAACTCCCGGGCTCCAACGCGATCGACACGGTCAAACAGTTGCGGTCGCTCATGGACGAGATGAAGGAGCGGTTTCCGGACGATCTGGATTATGTGGTGTCGCTGGACACGACGCTGGCAGTGACGGAAGGGCTGCACGAGATCTTCACGACCCTGTGGGAGGCCATTCTGCTGGTGATTTTGGTGGTGTTTCTGTTCCTGCAGAGCTGGCGGGCCACGCTGATTCCGCTCTTGGCGGTGCCGGTGTCCCTGATCGGCACGTTTGCGATCTTCCCGATGCTGGGGTTCTCAATCAATACGCTGTCGCTGTTCGGGTTGGTCCTTGCGATCGGCTTGGTGGTGGACGATGCGATCGTGGTGGTGGAGGCGGTGGAACACCATATCGAAAAGGGGATGGGGCCGCGGGAGGCGACGCTGAAGGCGATGGACGAGGTGGCGGGGCCGGTGGTGGCGATTGCGCTGATCTTGGCGGCGGTGTTCGTGCCGACGGCGTTCATCCCGGGGATAACGGGGCGGCTGTATCAGCAGTTTGCGGTGACGATTGCGGTGTCGGTGCTGTTGTCGGCGGTGAATGCGTTGACGTTGAGTCCGGCGCTGGCGGCGTTGCTGTTGAAGCCGAAGGTGCCGATGGGGGGGCTGCTGGGGCGGTTCTTTGGCTGGTTCAACGGGGCGTTTGCACGGCTGACGGATCGGTACGTGGGGTTGTGCGGGGGATTGATGCAGAAGGCGGGGCGGACGCTGCTCGGGCTGGCGGTCGTCACCGTCCTGGCTGGGTTCCTCGGCGCACGACTCCCTGGCGGGTTCATTCCGCTTGAGGATACCGGCTACTTTCTACTCAACGTGCAATTACCCGCCGCCGCGTCGCTCCAACGGACCGATGCGGTGATGAAAAAGGTCGATGCCATTCTGGCCGAGACGCCCGGCATCGAATTCTACACGACGGTGTCCGGCTACGGCGTATTGAGCCAGACCTTTACGACCTATAATGCCGTCGTGTTCGTCGCCCTGAAACCGTGGGAAGACCGGAAAAGCGCCGAGCAACGCTACAGGGCGATCCTCGTCGGCTTGAACAAACGGCTCAGCCGGATGCCCGAAGCCGTCGCATTTGCCTTTCCGCCACCGGCGATTCCCGGGGTGGGGAATTCCGGCGGCGTGACGTTCATCCTGGAGGATCGCTCCGGCGCGACGTTCGAGTTTCTTGCCGGTCAAACTGAACGATTCCTGGAGGCGGCCTCCAAGAGGCCGGAAATGGCTCGCGTCGTCACCACGCTGATCGCCGGGACGCCGCAATGGTTTGCCGAAGTGGATCGCGACAAGGCGCTCAAACAGGGCGTGGCGCTCCAAGACGTCTATCAAACGCTGCAGACCTTCATGGGCGGCGCATTGGTGAACTACTTCAACCGGTTTGGCCGTCTTTGGCAAGTTTACGTGGAAGCGGAACCGGAATACCGGACCAAGGCCGAGCAAGTCGGCGACTTCTACGTGCAGAACAACCAGGGGCAAATGGTGCCGCTCTCGACGTTGGTGACGATGAAGCCGATCAACGGCCCGGAGTTCACCATGCGGTACAACGAATACCGCTCGGCGCAGATCAACGCGATGCCGGCGCCCGGTTACAGCACGAGAGACGTGATGACCGCCCTCGAAGCGGTGTTCCAGGAAACCATGCCAAAGGAAATGGGCTTCGACTACATGGGTATGTCGTACCAGGAAAAGGTCGCGGCGGAAGGGGTGCCGCCGGCGGTGATCTTCGGGTTCTCGCTGCTGTTCGTCTTTCTGATCCTGGCGGCGCAATATGAAAGCTGGGCGCTTCCCGTCAGCGTGTTGCTGGCCACGCCGATCTCCGTCTTTGGCGCCTTCGGCGCTCTCTGGGCGATCGGCCTGGAGAACGACGTCTATTCCCAGATCGGATTGGTCATGTTGATCGGCTTGAGCGCAAAGAACGCGATCCTAATCGTCGAGTTCGCCAAGATGGAGGTCGAAAAGGGGCGTCCCGTCATCGAGGCGGCACTGGCCGGGGCGCGGCTCAGGCTGCGGCCGATTCTGATGACTGCGTTCGCGTTCATCCTCGGGGTCCTGCCGCTCGCATTGGCGTCGGGGGCCGGTGCCCACGCCAGAGTGATTCTGGGCTTTACCGTCTTGGGCGGAATGCTTGCCGCGACGCTGCTCGCGATCCTGATCATTCCGGTGCTGTATTACGTCGTCGAACGATGGGTGATGCAACGAAAAGCCGGCGAGAAGATCGCCGCGCCGGTCATGGTCCCCTAG
- a CDS encoding efflux transporter outer membrane subunit, which translates to MYRWSLLLLLVTVLAGCKMGPDYMRPDVPSGESWRIAPAATESIANLSWWELLQDKELQNVMQIALTENQDVRTAVASVDQYRAQLVMTKWDLAPSLSYGASAFMYHTTGGDATTIPGGGGAIVLPGQAGKDSTTFSNTIGFGNLKWELDLWGRLRRAVEASEAQMFSQEENQRTVILSLVGSVGEAYFGLRSLDLQVDITKRTLKSWEESVRLSQLRYKQGYIPKLDLDRFEAERAGTAAKLADLERQVVQKENQLNALMGRKPAAITRGLPLTEQPMPPSVPAGLPSELLQRRPDLQQAEQTLAAATANIGVAQAARFPQLALTGAVGGANANLSGTSIGPLFIQNVAASLAGPLLNASALGYQVSVNEMKARQAALQYEKAVVNAFKEVEDALIAVQKTREQREAQEQQVAALQSALKFADQRYQGGRASYLDVLTSQRSLFEAELALARTLQTQLVSVVQLYTALGGGWSVTEHPEQNLPDPRVQKNISARVQ; encoded by the coding sequence ATGTATCGCTGGAGCCTGCTTCTATTACTGGTGACCGTCCTGGCCGGATGCAAGATGGGGCCCGACTACATGCGTCCCGACGTGCCATCCGGGGAGTCGTGGAGGATTGCGCCGGCCGCCACCGAGTCGATCGCCAACTTGTCCTGGTGGGAGCTCCTCCAGGACAAGGAGTTGCAGAATGTCATGCAAATCGCGCTCACGGAAAATCAAGACGTCCGGACCGCCGTGGCCTCCGTCGATCAATATCGCGCGCAGCTCGTCATGACCAAGTGGGATTTGGCTCCGTCGCTGTCCTATGGGGCGTCGGCGTTCATGTATCACACGACGGGAGGGGACGCGACGACGATTCCGGGCGGCGGCGGCGCGATCGTGCTGCCGGGGCAGGCGGGGAAGGACAGTACGACCTTTTCGAATACGATCGGATTCGGTAATTTGAAATGGGAACTCGACCTGTGGGGGCGGCTGCGGCGCGCGGTCGAAGCGTCGGAGGCGCAGATGTTCTCCCAGGAGGAGAACCAGCGCACGGTGATTCTGAGCCTCGTCGGCAGCGTGGGTGAGGCCTATTTCGGGCTGCGGTCGCTGGACCTTCAGGTCGACATCACCAAGCGCACGCTCAAGTCCTGGGAAGAATCCGTCCGGCTCTCCCAGCTTCGCTACAAGCAGGGATACATTCCAAAATTGGATCTCGATCGGTTCGAAGCGGAACGGGCCGGCACCGCGGCGAAACTCGCCGACCTCGAAAGGCAGGTCGTGCAGAAGGAGAACCAACTCAACGCGCTCATGGGCCGCAAACCGGCGGCCATCACGCGCGGCTTGCCGTTGACGGAGCAGCCCATGCCGCCATCCGTGCCGGCCGGTCTGCCGTCGGAACTGTTGCAGCGGCGGCCGGATCTGCAGCAAGCCGAACAGACGCTCGCCGCCGCGACCGCCAACATCGGCGTCGCGCAGGCGGCGCGGTTTCCGCAACTCGCATTGACCGGCGCCGTCGGCGGCGCGAATGCGAATCTCAGCGGGACGTCGATCGGGCCGTTGTTCATCCAAAACGTCGCGGCCTCGCTCGCCGGTCCGCTGCTCAACGCGAGCGCGTTGGGCTATCAGGTGAGCGTCAACGAAATGAAAGCGCGGCAGGCGGCGCTGCAATATGAAAAGGCCGTCGTGAACGCGTTCAAGGAAGTCGAAGATGCGCTGATCGCCGTGCAGAAAACGCGTGAGCAGCGTGAGGCGCAGGAGCAGCAAGTGGCCGCGCTGCAATCCGCGCTCAAGTTTGCCGATCAGCGCTATCAAGGCGGCCGCGCGAGTTATCTCGACGTGCTCACGAGTCAACGAAGTTTATTCGAAGCGGAATTGGCGCTTGCGCGCACGTTGCAAACGCAGCTGGTGTCCGTCGTGCAACTGTACACGGCGCTCGGCGGCGGCTGGTCGGTGACGGAGCATCCGGAGCAGAATCTTCCGGATCCGCGCGTGCAGAAGAATATCTCCGCGCGAGTGCAATAA